In Malus sylvestris chromosome 16, drMalSylv7.2, whole genome shotgun sequence, the following are encoded in one genomic region:
- the LOC126606185 gene encoding cyclin-D1-1-like: MSTVWSSDCFSELLCAEDSGILSGESPECSSEVESPAYSEEESIAEFIEGERHFVPGIDYLSRLHSQSLDVTARADSVAWILKVQSYYGFQPLTAYLSVNYLDRFLYSRRLPQANGWPMQLLNVACLSLAAKMEEPLVPSLLDLQVEGAKFIFEPRTIRRMELLVLSVLDWRLRSITPFSFIAFFACKLDPTATFIGFLISRATDIILSNIQDSSFLEYWPSCIAAAAILSAADEMPNLSLENPEHAESWCDGLSKEKIIGCYRLMQDLVVQNCRNKKSSPNVLPLQLRVTVRGRMRSSSDSLSPSFSLSSPSSSSSSPISYKRRKTNNCLWVDDDKGNSE; the protein is encoded by the exons atgtcGACAGTATGGAGCTCGGACTGCTTCTCCGAGCTACTGTGCGCAGAGGACTCCGGAATTCTGTCCGGAGAGTCGCCGGAATGCTCGTCCGAAGTGGAATCTCCGGCGTACAGCGAGGAAGAGTCCATAGCCGAATTCATCGAAGGCGAGCGCCACTTCGTCCCCGGTATCGATTACTTGTCTCGCTTACACTCTCAGTCGCTTGACGTTACCGCCAGAGCTGATTCTGTTGCATGGATTCTCAAG GTCCAGAGTTACTATGGATTCCAACCACTGACGGCGTATCTTTCCGTTAACTACTTGGATCGGTTCTTATACTCCCGCCGGTTGCCG CAAGCAAATGGGTGGCCGATGCAACTTTTAAATGTTGCTTGCTTGTCCTTAGCTGCTAAGATGGAGGAACCTCTGGTTCCTTCGCTGTTGGATCTTCAG GTAGAAGGTGCCAAGTTTATATTCGAACCCAGAACAATCCGCAGGATGGAGCTTCTGGTGCTGAGCGTTTTGGATTGGAGGCTACGATCTATAACACCCTTCAGCTTCATCGCTTTCTTTGCATGCAAGCTCGATCCAACGGCAACTTTCATTGGCTTTCTCATTTCACGCGCCACGGATATCATCTTATCGAATATCCAGG ACTCTAGCTTTCTTGAATATTGGCCATCATGCATTGCTGCGGCAGCAATACTTTCAGCAGCCGATGAAATGCCTAATCTGTCGCTTGAAAACCCTGAACATGCCGAGTCATGGTGTGATGGACTGAGCAAA GAGAAAATAATCGGATGCTATAGATTAATGCAAGATCTAGTGGTTCAAAATTGTCGGAATAAAAAGTCATCACCCAATGTGTTACCACTGCAACTCCGAGTTACGGTTCGGGGCAGAATGAGGTCGAGTTCCGACTCATTGTCCCCGTCGTTCTCATTATCATCCccgtcatcgtcatcatcatcaccaatatcttataaaaggaggaaaacaAATAACTGCTTGTGGGTAGACGATGATAAAGGAAACTCCGAGTAG